Proteins encoded in a region of the Aliivibrio fischeri ATCC 7744 = JCM 18803 = DSM 507 genome:
- a CDS encoding Solitary outer membrane autotransporter beta-barrel domain, whose translation MIRLRPSLLIMILLYLAYDKAEARNFTPASQFEEAFATSLVLSDSNMITFGIADFNPNRYLSKDENNPDNGLGSNDSIQLRNQMTVYSLPYTFELTDDPDSRWSHEITVRASYVNTDVDVEFKDKTSPDSDLDEIFGLYAEYAQNYDFYENWTISVGNALHLMHYRNTHTYNSDFSQSFAPVLDGLYYNVSSNAFIIEPKITFQYKKETDWGEWRFNNSYHYAYGQGFGGSSDYSSDANPEVWRFVNSIQLRYNMAHWNRLAQVLYLKAKRVDLGGDANEPLGTDFYYEFNIAWLIDTRKWISLVDNVGIGFTFNVGSALRGGSIVLFYDE comes from the coding sequence ATGATAAGGCTACGTCCTTCACTGCTTATTATGATATTGCTTTATTTAGCATACGATAAAGCTGAAGCTCGTAACTTTACGCCTGCAAGCCAATTTGAAGAAGCCTTCGCAACATCATTAGTTTTATCAGACAGTAATATGATCACTTTCGGTATTGCTGACTTCAATCCAAACCGCTATTTATCTAAAGATGAAAATAACCCTGACAATGGTTTAGGTAGCAATGATTCCATTCAGCTGCGTAACCAAATGACAGTATATTCGTTACCCTATACTTTTGAGTTAACCGATGATCCTGACTCACGCTGGTCACATGAAATCACGGTAAGAGCTTCATATGTGAATACTGATGTTGATGTCGAGTTCAAAGATAAAACCTCACCCGATTCTGATTTAGATGAAATATTTGGTTTATATGCAGAATACGCCCAAAACTATGATTTCTATGAGAATTGGACTATTTCAGTTGGTAATGCCTTACATTTAATGCACTATCGAAATACTCATACTTATAATTCTGATTTCAGTCAGAGTTTCGCTCCTGTTTTAGACGGTCTGTACTACAACGTATCCAGTAATGCGTTCATTATTGAACCCAAAATTACTTTCCAATACAAAAAAGAAACCGATTGGGGTGAGTGGCGTTTTAACAACAGCTACCACTATGCTTATGGGCAAGGCTTTGGTGGCTCATCAGATTACAGCTCTGATGCAAATCCTGAAGTTTGGCGTTTCGTAAACAGCATTCAACTGCGATATAACATGGCACATTGGAATCGTTTAGCACAAGTTTTATACCTAAAAGCCAAACGAGTTGATCTTGGTGGAGACGCAAATGAACCACTTGGAACCGACTTTTATTATGAGTTCAATATTGCATGGTTAATCGATACGAGAAAGTGGATTTCTTTAGTTGATAATGTTGGAATCGGCTTCACATTTAACGTGGGTAGCGCCCTACGCGGCGGCAGCATTGTACTTTTTTACGATGAATAG
- the gltS gene encoding sodium/glutamate symporter, which yields MSHTLSIGALESFLIAIAVLFLGHLINSKVVLFKKYNIPEPIVGGLIVAFFITILHFQGINLKFSLPLQSTFMLMFFSTVGLAANYKQLIKGGSKVFIFLAVASVYIIIQNGIGVSLASLMGLDPLMGLIAGSITLSGGHGTGAAWSHTFAETYHLNTLELAMASATFGLIMGGLIGSPIAQKLIHKHNLESEYGTGVDTHSRFPEVVTYNEREEEKVTAKKVIETLFVLLLCVVGAGHLGDFIATFDIAWLKIPDFVYALFIGVFITNITEVTKVHKIDTETVDILGTVSLALFLAMALMSLKLWNIFDLAIPLLIILSIQTVVLALFSYFVTFRVMGSNYDAAVMAGGHCGFGLGATPTAVMNMGSLVSRFGPSPQAFMVVPIVGAFFIDIVNLIILQTYISFIG from the coding sequence ATGTCACACACTCTATCTATTGGTGCGCTTGAATCATTTTTAATTGCAATTGCCGTGTTATTCCTCGGCCACTTGATCAATTCAAAAGTCGTACTATTCAAAAAATACAATATCCCAGAGCCAATTGTAGGTGGATTAATCGTAGCTTTTTTCATTACGATCCTACATTTCCAAGGGATTAACTTAAAGTTCTCACTGCCATTACAAAGCACATTCATGTTGATGTTCTTTAGTACAGTAGGACTTGCTGCAAACTACAAACAATTAATTAAAGGCGGAAGTAAAGTATTTATCTTCCTTGCTGTAGCTTCTGTTTATATCATTATTCAAAATGGTATTGGCGTCAGCCTTGCTAGCTTAATGGGACTTGACCCTCTAATGGGGTTAATCGCAGGTTCAATTACACTATCTGGCGGTCATGGTACAGGTGCAGCTTGGTCACATACATTTGCTGAGACATACCATTTAAATACGCTTGAGCTTGCAATGGCTTCAGCTACATTTGGTTTAATCATGGGTGGATTAATTGGTAGCCCTATCGCACAAAAATTAATTCATAAGCATAATTTAGAATCAGAATACGGCACTGGCGTTGATACACATTCACGCTTCCCTGAAGTTGTTACCTACAATGAACGTGAAGAAGAAAAAGTAACCGCAAAAAAAGTAATCGAGACATTATTTGTATTACTGCTTTGTGTAGTTGGTGCAGGTCATCTTGGTGACTTTATCGCAACATTTGACATCGCATGGTTAAAAATACCTGATTTTGTATACGCTCTATTCATTGGTGTATTCATTACAAATATTACCGAAGTCACTAAAGTACATAAAATCGACACAGAAACTGTCGATATTTTAGGTACCGTTTCATTGGCTCTGTTTTTAGCAATGGCATTGATGAGTCTTAAGCTGTGGAATATCTTTGATCTAGCGATTCCATTACTTATCATTCTTTCAATTCAAACAGTGGTACTTGCTTTATTCTCATACTTTGTAACCTTCAGAGTAATGGGTTCAAATTATGATGCGGCAGTAATGGCTGGTGGTCATTGTGGTTTTGGTCTTGGCGCTACACCAACAGCAGTAATGAACATGGGCTCATTGGTTTCTCGCTTCGGCCCTTCTCCACAAGCATTTATGGTCGTTCCAATTGTTGGTGCTTTCTTTATTGATATTGTAAATTTAATTATTTTACAAACTTACATCAGTTTTATCGGATAA
- a CDS encoding HD domain-containing phosphohydrolase has product MRHYLSLVCGFVFLFAPMSLLAHEMKPLNILVLHSYSPSYEWTMNIQQGISESIAKVDRNVRLSVEYMDSKRVNGNDYKAQYLTYLKHKYSEGYFDAIIASDDNALNFLIKNANTTFPKLPIVAVGINNLSIDLADIEDRTTVYYERDHIVKNLKLSQSLFPERKTVYLFSDNSLTSQLVRKQFIEDAKVFPNLTVKIIDDLSLKEAELFLAKAGDDSVAFLTHFNTELKKGNYYDYGAIASVLSKKSNIPIFVFWEHYIGYGVLGGYVNRSYALGIQSILSLSNKLHFTVNEKVSAYPVAWEGYVFDYGIVDKFNIDRDDLPYASSIVNEPESFLYKNRNIISVTALLIIMMLGIIVTQYIAILRKKELDENKTHILKLQKKTLNVQKEMINVLGEAIETRSGETGNHVKRVAKMSSLLGRLYELPKSEYKLLEVISPMHDVGKIGIPEAILDKPGKLTPEERTIIETHTIMGYKLLMSGDGEIMQSAARIALEHHERWDGKGYPNQLKGEEIHIFARITAIVDVFDALMSKRCYKEAWPLERVIELFKQERGRQFDPNLSQLFLDNIYSFIDIRLEYPD; this is encoded by the coding sequence ATGCGTCATTACCTATCTCTAGTTTGTGGTTTTGTTTTCTTATTTGCACCAATGAGTTTGCTTGCTCATGAAATGAAACCACTGAACATACTCGTGTTGCATTCATATAGTCCATCTTATGAATGGACAATGAATATACAACAGGGGATTTCAGAATCCATTGCTAAAGTTGATCGAAATGTTCGACTTTCTGTTGAGTACATGGATTCTAAGCGTGTAAACGGTAACGACTACAAAGCGCAATATCTAACATATTTGAAGCACAAATACTCGGAAGGGTATTTTGATGCGATCATTGCATCGGATGATAATGCACTTAATTTCTTAATTAAAAACGCAAACACAACTTTTCCTAAGCTACCTATCGTTGCTGTAGGTATCAATAATTTGTCAATTGATTTAGCTGATATTGAAGATAGAACAACCGTTTACTATGAACGTGACCATATCGTAAAAAATTTAAAGCTCTCGCAATCTCTTTTCCCTGAAAGAAAAACAGTATATTTGTTTAGTGATAACAGTTTAACTTCCCAACTTGTAAGAAAACAATTCATAGAAGACGCTAAGGTGTTTCCTAACTTAACAGTTAAAATCATTGATGATTTATCTTTAAAAGAAGCGGAGCTGTTCTTGGCAAAGGCGGGCGATGATTCGGTCGCTTTCCTAACTCATTTTAATACTGAGTTAAAAAAAGGGAATTACTATGACTATGGGGCGATAGCTTCAGTGTTGTCCAAGAAAAGCAACATACCTATTTTTGTATTTTGGGAACACTATATTGGATATGGTGTGTTAGGTGGTTATGTTAACCGTTCCTACGCTTTAGGGATCCAATCTATTTTATCGCTATCAAATAAATTACATTTTACGGTTAACGAAAAAGTATCAGCATATCCTGTAGCATGGGAAGGTTATGTATTTGATTATGGAATTGTAGATAAATTCAATATAGATAGAGATGATTTACCTTATGCTTCAAGCATTGTTAACGAGCCTGAATCATTCTTATATAAAAACAGAAATATCATATCCGTAACGGCTCTGCTTATCATTATGATGTTAGGGATAATCGTTACTCAGTACATTGCGATTTTACGTAAAAAAGAGTTAGACGAGAATAAAACGCATATTCTTAAATTACAAAAGAAAACGTTGAACGTTCAAAAAGAGATGATCAACGTCCTCGGTGAAGCAATCGAGACCCGTTCTGGTGAAACGGGTAATCACGTAAAGCGTGTGGCAAAAATGTCTTCTTTGCTTGGGCGTTTATATGAGTTACCAAAATCAGAATATAAATTGCTTGAAGTTATTAGCCCTATGCATGATGTTGGAAAAATAGGGATCCCTGAAGCTATTTTAGATAAACCCGGCAAGTTAACACCAGAAGAAAGAACCATTATCGAGACCCATACTATTATGGGGTACAAATTATTGATGTCTGGTGATGGCGAAATAATGCAATCAGCAGCTCGAATTGCATTAGAGCACCATGAAAGATGGGATGGGAAAGGGTACCCAAATCAGCTAAAGGGCGAAGAAATTCATATTTTCGCAAGAATAACAGCCATTGTTGATGTCTTTGATGCCCTGATGAGTAAACGTTGTTATAAAGAAGCGTGGCCATTGGAAAGAGTTATTGAGCTGTTTAAACAAGAACGGGGTCGACAATTTGATCCCAATTTGTCTCAATTATTTCTAGATAATATATACAGTTTTATTGATATTCGACTTGAATACCCGGATTAA
- a CDS encoding DUF3010 family protein yields the protein MKVCGVELKGNEAIICLINKSDGMIDLPDCRVAKFDIVEPSKTESIRDFQFKFKKLMQDYQVETVVIKERLMKGKFAGGAVGFKLEAAIQLIEDVEVEVLSAADQKASLKRAPEMIRVKEIGLKGYQQDAYETGYAFLNF from the coding sequence ATGAAAGTATGTGGCGTAGAGCTTAAAGGTAATGAAGCAATCATCTGTTTAATCAATAAATCAGATGGCATGATCGACTTACCTGATTGTCGAGTAGCTAAATTTGATATTGTTGAGCCATCAAAAACGGAATCAATCCGTGATTTTCAATTTAAATTTAAAAAATTAATGCAAGATTACCAAGTTGAAACGGTTGTTATCAAAGAACGTTTAATGAAAGGTAAATTTGCAGGTGGTGCTGTTGGCTTTAAATTAGAAGCTGCAATTCAACTTATTGAAGATGTTGAAGTAGAAGTTCTTAGCGCTGCTGATCAAAAAGCAAGCCTGAAACGCGCTCCAGAAATGATTCGCGTAAAAGAAATTGGTCTAAAAGGCTACCAACAAGATGCCTACGAAACAGGTTATGCATTTTTGAATTTCTAA
- a CDS encoding CreA family protein: MKKIIFALAITTMLSACSDNEVGDVSLGMFTMKDIKISNLDDEKIPGVTCHIASVEANLSLSDPSDSSISCRQTGEITPEMIAQIDRSKSGEVVFKQSKSIFFKSMKVRRIYDAENQTLLYLSYTTKETEGSFKHSLSTVPLWGTKAYVEQPVVGN, translated from the coding sequence ATGAAAAAAATCATTTTTGCACTTGCTATCACAACTATGCTTAGCGCTTGTTCTGATAACGAAGTTGGTGATGTATCACTAGGTATGTTCACCATGAAAGACATTAAAATTTCAAACTTGGATGATGAAAAGATCCCAGGTGTTACTTGCCACATCGCATCAGTTGAAGCAAATTTAAGTCTTTCTGATCCAAGTGACAGCTCTATCTCATGTCGTCAAACTGGTGAAATCACACCTGAAATGATCGCTCAAATTGACAGAAGTAAATCTGGTGAGGTTGTTTTCAAGCAATCTAAAAGTATTTTCTTTAAATCAATGAAAGTTAGACGTATTTACGATGCTGAAAACCAAACATTACTGTACTTGTCATACACAACTAAAGAAACGGAAGGTAGCTTTAAGCATAGTTTATCAACGGTGCCATTATGGGGAACAAAGGCTTACGTAGAACAACCTGTCGTAGGAAATTAA
- a CDS encoding M64 family metallopeptidase, with amino-acid sequence MKKYIIFSFLLFVVACNDESININKPTAGGGNDKYSQISDFIESNGENDFDSKLLSDIGGDIYQATNDTLYKAILLSLDKNNLENNSIFRVIENGNELSINIKNLRNVIYYSPSSIGVHENNGFDIDFYNDLKQRFDVFDGYIKSKKYSAINDTKDSVMNTVLKDGIIDFNVIAKDFLGEMESFEMVSFYRGNYNYIHSLNSANIFAQREGLSFGFIDQHKAPGSDSKLFVLRNDHFFPWDFNSQYANMSKVSRNVIEYFSKGKEYVINNRTSTNGLQNEYSKFTDGRISFTHSVEDYEQYDAYYSNSTEYHNDFETKEECAKVENAIKNGVDLIVFNQTGRYGNDGTTKDLCMIDLVRDYYGIEMSEHKDQHKRSYTFQTKDYPYLATLSGTSGLLGGKESLRINSIKMQHPKHDGWLKSIEYLSDKVSGYDVSEMKDNLIVSFNDRDFDKYVTNINNLHAFNSSFFSEYDLSFSLVRDGSFLKIEHPIFSGKVFEYSFDFGKTFSAASDVGILTGGRSFSKDQIKVRYNNDFIKFIGSDFNSVIAFGEQILPESNKPKVFDVNHPSYVSPDGAYKVYGNSIEGHGMDLVIIGDGYLDRDQALFDEHVQNLMDEGFYYYDNLPAHLSAVNFHTIFTVSNERGADNVIEEGCSYDKHDNCTRASTSSAFLPKDTAIDGSKNLRNRTYQVNHDKANAYIKKYINHYDNRIALINSNVYGGVGGNISVANKMNPHVFIHELGHGFAGLRDEYDYGNSGVPDPTYCYLNACAVFESRDWKHLMDASITIDTVCKSGSDCAPETLGWFEGSYTYAKGMWRPTNNSIMKSLGQPFHAYNSEIWAMKTYERSGGQFSVISPISESITASTNEVIDFSIFPFNELAMYKGQEIRGQEFKWYINDAYMPQYDNLTSISYSVLDSEPTTIKVISKDVTGIIVREEALTDEHVWNINHPNRISSDKTQPNYRYTFEVAQGALRVKDKEEVNKQVSPNDISPNVFDGYLLELSNGTDKYYYNPSNRYYSHEENQLTQENSGMEGLIFDVVITSDMQLIGNDYSARLIHDKEKIEVMNPIPLI; translated from the coding sequence GTGAAAAAATATATAATATTCTCGTTTTTACTTTTTGTTGTAGCGTGCAATGACGAGTCAATAAATATTAATAAGCCAACAGCTGGCGGAGGCAATGATAAGTATTCACAAATCAGTGACTTCATAGAATCAAATGGTGAAAATGATTTTGATAGCAAACTTCTTTCTGATATAGGAGGGGATATTTATCAAGCGACAAATGATACGTTATATAAAGCAATTCTTCTGAGTTTGGATAAAAATAATTTAGAGAATAATTCTATATTCAGAGTAATTGAAAATGGTAATGAGTTATCTATCAATATAAAGAATTTAAGGAATGTAATTTATTATTCGCCATCATCGATTGGTGTGCATGAGAACAATGGTTTTGATATTGATTTCTATAACGACTTAAAACAACGTTTTGATGTTTTTGATGGTTATATTAAGTCAAAAAAATACAGTGCTATTAATGACACTAAAGATAGTGTGATGAACACTGTTTTAAAAGATGGGATTATTGATTTTAATGTGATAGCTAAGGATTTCTTAGGTGAGATGGAATCATTTGAAATGGTAAGTTTTTATCGAGGTAATTATAATTACATCCATTCGCTTAATTCAGCAAACATCTTTGCGCAAAGAGAGGGGCTTAGTTTTGGATTTATAGATCAGCATAAGGCACCTGGTAGTGACTCAAAACTATTCGTCTTAAGAAATGATCATTTCTTTCCGTGGGATTTTAATTCGCAATACGCCAATATGTCGAAAGTCTCAAGAAATGTTATTGAATATTTCTCAAAGGGAAAAGAGTATGTGATAAATAACAGGACATCGACTAATGGCTTGCAAAATGAATACTCAAAGTTTACAGATGGGAGAATTTCATTTACTCATTCTGTAGAAGACTATGAGCAATATGATGCGTATTACTCTAATTCTACTGAGTACCATAATGACTTTGAAACTAAAGAAGAGTGCGCAAAGGTTGAGAATGCCATAAAAAATGGAGTTGATTTAATTGTGTTTAATCAGACTGGTCGATATGGTAATGATGGAACAACTAAAGACTTATGTATGATTGATTTGGTTCGTGATTATTACGGGATTGAAATGTCAGAGCATAAAGATCAGCACAAGAGAAGCTATACATTTCAAACCAAAGATTATCCATATCTCGCCACTCTATCTGGTACAAGTGGTCTGCTTGGTGGCAAAGAGTCATTGAGAATCAACTCAATTAAAATGCAGCATCCTAAGCATGACGGATGGCTCAAGTCAATTGAGTATCTAAGCGACAAGGTTTCTGGATATGATGTTAGTGAAATGAAAGATAATTTAATAGTATCTTTTAATGATAGAGATTTTGATAAATATGTAACTAATATTAATAATCTACATGCGTTTAACTCATCATTCTTCTCAGAGTATGACTTGAGCTTCTCATTGGTTAGGGATGGTAGTTTTCTAAAGATTGAGCATCCTATATTCAGTGGCAAGGTTTTCGAATACTCATTTGATTTTGGTAAAACGTTCTCAGCAGCGTCAGACGTAGGTATTCTTACTGGTGGCAGGTCGTTCTCTAAAGATCAAATAAAAGTTCGTTACAACAATGACTTTATTAAATTTATTGGTTCAGATTTTAACTCAGTGATCGCTTTTGGTGAACAAATTTTACCTGAGTCAAATAAGCCAAAGGTTTTTGATGTAAATCACCCTAGCTATGTATCTCCTGATGGTGCTTACAAAGTTTACGGTAATAGCATTGAAGGTCATGGTATGGATTTAGTGATCATAGGTGATGGTTATTTAGATCGAGACCAAGCTTTATTTGATGAGCATGTTCAAAACCTAATGGACGAAGGGTTTTATTATTATGATAATCTTCCTGCGCACCTTAGTGCTGTTAATTTCCACACAATCTTCACGGTATCCAATGAACGCGGTGCAGATAATGTAATAGAAGAAGGTTGCAGTTATGATAAGCATGACAACTGCACAAGAGCATCTACGTCTTCAGCTTTCTTACCGAAAGACACCGCTATTGATGGTTCGAAGAACTTAAGAAACCGCACTTATCAAGTTAATCATGATAAGGCAAATGCATACATTAAAAAATACATTAATCATTACGACAATAGGATTGCGCTGATCAATTCAAACGTATATGGCGGTGTAGGTGGAAACATATCCGTTGCGAATAAAATGAATCCTCACGTATTTATTCATGAGCTTGGACATGGTTTTGCAGGTCTAAGAGACGAATATGATTATGGCAACTCAGGGGTTCCAGACCCAACTTATTGTTACCTTAATGCGTGTGCAGTATTTGAAAGTCGTGACTGGAAGCACTTAATGGATGCATCTATCACTATAGATACGGTTTGTAAATCTGGGAGCGACTGTGCTCCTGAAACGTTGGGTTGGTTTGAAGGTAGTTATACTTATGCAAAAGGCATGTGGCGACCAACAAACAACTCCATAATGAAAAGTCTAGGTCAGCCTTTTCATGCTTATAACTCAGAAATATGGGCAATGAAAACCTATGAAAGATCGGGTGGGCAATTTAGTGTTATTAGTCCAATAAGCGAAAGCATTACAGCTAGCACTAATGAAGTTATTGATTTTAGCATATTCCCGTTTAATGAACTTGCTATGTACAAGGGTCAAGAGATTCGAGGTCAAGAGTTCAAGTGGTATATAAATGATGCTTATATGCCACAGTATGATAATCTTACCAGCATAAGCTATAGCGTTCTTGATTCGGAACCAACTACTATCAAAGTGATTTCGAAAGATGTGACAGGTATTATTGTTAGGGAAGAGGCGTTAACGGATGAGCATGTATGGAATATTAATCATCCAAACCGTATTAGCTCGGATAAAACACAACCTAACTATCGATACACATTTGAAGTTGCACAGGGCGCTTTAAGAGTTAAAGATAAGGAAGAGGTAAATAAGCAAGTCTCACCTAATGATATAAGCCCTAATGTGTTTGATGGTTACTTATTAGAGTTAAGCAATGGAACTGATAAGTATTATTATAATCCCTCAAATAGATACTATTCTCATGAAGAGAATCAACTAACACAGGAAAATAGTGGTATGGAAGGCTTGATTTTTGATGTGGTGATTACCTCTGATATGCAGTTAATAGGTAATGACTATAGCGCAAGGCTTATTCATGATAAAGAAAAAATCGAAGTTATGAATCCAATTCCTTTAATTTAA
- a CDS encoding OmpA family protein yields MLRLLPLFASLLFVGCAPQGSSLLDTAPKTKEDAPFPNFENPETAPVEEVDTSEMTRALTGPNGELKDDDMRQVAQQLTNMGIQYHKVGNDQLVISIQEKVHFSSAKAELTPLARSLLNKLIVVMASKPELALVLDGHTDVTGDPIKNQNLSEQRSNEVRRYLLANKLNASQLYSRGFGEYLPLCDNDTILGRKCNRRVEITILKIHW; encoded by the coding sequence ATGCTAAGACTTTTACCATTATTTGCTTCATTATTATTTGTTGGGTGTGCACCTCAAGGAAGTAGTTTATTAGATACCGCACCAAAGACGAAAGAAGATGCACCGTTCCCTAATTTTGAAAATCCTGAAACTGCGCCCGTTGAAGAGGTGGATACGTCAGAAATGACACGTGCATTGACTGGACCTAATGGTGAGTTAAAAGACGATGACATGCGACAAGTTGCTCAACAATTAACAAATATGGGTATTCAATATCACAAAGTAGGTAATGACCAACTGGTGATAAGCATTCAAGAAAAAGTGCATTTTTCTAGCGCTAAAGCGGAATTAACGCCTTTAGCACGCTCACTACTTAATAAATTAATTGTCGTTATGGCGAGTAAACCAGAACTAGCACTAGTGCTTGATGGTCATACGGATGTGACTGGTGATCCGATTAAGAATCAGAACTTATCTGAACAACGTTCTAACGAAGTACGTCGCTATTTATTAGCGAATAAACTAAATGCGAGTCAATTATACTCTCGAGGCTTTGGTGAATATCTACCGTTATGTGATAACGATACGATCCTAGGTCGTAAATGTAATCGAAGAGTGGAAATTACCATCTTAAAAATTCACTGGTAA
- a CDS encoding DUF3069 domain-containing protein, translating to MSEVENTQKEAIDLETISPELKKVIEFENVPEEMWHMLVSVHEVAEIAVRESWDEMPASAQKVLDNFEQFHALVSLSQSYAGYDFMAEFENLDLPENMDEDAQAEYRSQLLDQVLHNCVKDLVKQIKKARRDPIMKRELAEIFKK from the coding sequence ATGTCTGAAGTTGAAAACACACAAAAAGAAGCTATCGATCTAGAAACGATCTCTCCTGAACTTAAAAAAGTTATCGAATTTGAAAACGTTCCTGAAGAAATGTGGCACATGCTTGTTTCTGTGCACGAAGTAGCTGAAATCGCTGTTCGTGAATCTTGGGATGAAATGCCAGCAAGTGCTCAAAAAGTACTGGATAATTTTGAGCAATTCCACGCTTTAGTTTCTCTAAGCCAAAGCTACGCTGGTTATGATTTCATGGCTGAGTTCGAAAACTTAGACCTACCAGAAAACATGGACGAAGATGCTCAAGCTGAATACCGTTCACAACTTCTTGATCAAGTTTTACACAACTGTGTGAAAGATCTAGTTAAGCAAATCAAAAAAGCACGTCGTGATCCAATCATGAAGCGTGAACTTGCTGAAATCTTCAAAAAATAA
- a CDS encoding DUF2960 domain-containing protein: MARIVRYTYKSETKEIPFSFREFHGPFEAAAAAEGIDISDFDTMLKQVEMASNNPGAVKDFRHSYFTKLGFSKVRFVKED; the protein is encoded by the coding sequence ATGGCTCGTATCGTTCGTTATACTTACAAGTCTGAAACAAAAGAGATCCCTTTCTCTTTTCGTGAATTTCACGGCCCATTTGAAGCTGCAGCAGCTGCTGAAGGTATTGATATCTCAGATTTCGATACTATGTTGAAGCAAGTTGAAATGGCATCAAATAACCCTGGTGCGGTTAAAGATTTCCGTCACAGCTACTTTACAAAGCTTGGCTTTTCAAAAGTACGTTTCGTGAAAGAAGACTAA